In Scleropages formosus chromosome 20, fSclFor1.1, whole genome shotgun sequence, a single window of DNA contains:
- the LOC108930670 gene encoding uncharacterized protein LOC108930670 isoform X1 — MFVSRLLRLGFVTLLLSPRMAALSPSMPKRHVIWETDELVAYLHTFPWTPGATILTQKSPTGPCSIFQLAEPEFLGLLLGARAVGHLLCKKLGVRRCALVSRPIAGQSAHVRILPLHGLEPDWRPHLAAEEDFQPHDPGYCSSKSGPRWNHTELEEVKAKIRAKLPDPGAPPSFAFLGDPTHDGLFSRIVRGKEQQWRVWEDDSHVAFLTPFPNAPGLTVLVPRQPLTSDIFRLDEDNYKALILASRKVAQLLQDGLGAHGVALIFEGYEIDYAHAKLIPLLPPPGEVVTGPAPSFCPKYPGYVTSGDGPTASKESLLEMQVKIIQP, encoded by the exons ATGTTTGTCTCGAGGCTTCTAAG gCTTGGTTTTGTGACGCTCCTGCTGTCCCCCAGAATGGCAGCTCTGAGCCCTAGCATGCCTAAACGACACGTGATCTGGGAAACAGACGAACTCGTGGCCTACCTGCACACCTTCCCTTGGACCCCCGGGGCCACCATCCTGACTCAGAAGTCTCCCACTGGGCCCTGCAGCATCTTTCAGCTGGCCGAGCCCGAGTTCTTGGGCTTGCTCCTGGGGGCACGTGCCGTGGGGCACCTTCTGTGCAAAAAGCTTGGGGTGCGGCGCTGTGCTCTTGTCTCCAGGCCCATCGCTGGGCAGTCGGCCCATGTCCGTATCCTCCCGCTGCATGGGCTGGAACCTGACTGGAGGCCTCACCTGGCGGCGGAGGAGGACTTCCAGCCACATGACCCCGGGTACTGCAGCTCGAAGAGTGGGCCTCGCTGGAACCACACAGAACTTGAGGAAGTCAAAGCAAAGATTCGGGCCAAGCTCCCAGACCCTGGTGCCCCACCCAGCTTTGCCTTTCTGGGGGATCCCACTCATGATGGCCTGTTCTCCCGCATCGTGCGTGGCAAGGAACAGCAGTGGCGAGTGTGGGAGGATGACTCGCACGTGGCGTTCCTCACGCCTTTCCCCAACGCCCCCGGCCTCACGGTGCTGGTGCCTCGACAACCCCTAACCAGCGACATCTTCCGGCTGGACGAGGACAACTACAAGGCGCTGATCCTGGCCTCACGCAAGGTGGCCCAGCTCCTACAGGATGGGCTGGGTGCCCATGGGGTGGCACTCATCTTCGAGGGCTATGAGATCGATTACGCCCACGCCAAGCTcattcccctcctccctcctcctggcGAAGTTGTCACTGGTCCAGCGCCCTCGTTCTGCCCCAAATACCCCGGATACGTAACATCGGGCGACGGACCTACTGCCAGCAAGGAGAGTCTCCTTGAAATGCAGGTCAAAATTATCCAGCCCTAG
- the LOC108930670 gene encoding uncharacterized protein LOC108930670 isoform X2 translates to MFVSRLLRMAALSPSMPKRHVIWETDELVAYLHTFPWTPGATILTQKSPTGPCSIFQLAEPEFLGLLLGARAVGHLLCKKLGVRRCALVSRPIAGQSAHVRILPLHGLEPDWRPHLAAEEDFQPHDPGYCSSKSGPRWNHTELEEVKAKIRAKLPDPGAPPSFAFLGDPTHDGLFSRIVRGKEQQWRVWEDDSHVAFLTPFPNAPGLTVLVPRQPLTSDIFRLDEDNYKALILASRKVAQLLQDGLGAHGVALIFEGYEIDYAHAKLIPLLPPPGEVVTGPAPSFCPKYPGYVTSGDGPTASKESLLEMQVKIIQP, encoded by the exons ATGTTTGTCTCGAGGCTTCTAAG AATGGCAGCTCTGAGCCCTAGCATGCCTAAACGACACGTGATCTGGGAAACAGACGAACTCGTGGCCTACCTGCACACCTTCCCTTGGACCCCCGGGGCCACCATCCTGACTCAGAAGTCTCCCACTGGGCCCTGCAGCATCTTTCAGCTGGCCGAGCCCGAGTTCTTGGGCTTGCTCCTGGGGGCACGTGCCGTGGGGCACCTTCTGTGCAAAAAGCTTGGGGTGCGGCGCTGTGCTCTTGTCTCCAGGCCCATCGCTGGGCAGTCGGCCCATGTCCGTATCCTCCCGCTGCATGGGCTGGAACCTGACTGGAGGCCTCACCTGGCGGCGGAGGAGGACTTCCAGCCACATGACCCCGGGTACTGCAGCTCGAAGAGTGGGCCTCGCTGGAACCACACAGAACTTGAGGAAGTCAAAGCAAAGATTCGGGCCAAGCTCCCAGACCCTGGTGCCCCACCCAGCTTTGCCTTTCTGGGGGATCCCACTCATGATGGCCTGTTCTCCCGCATCGTGCGTGGCAAGGAACAGCAGTGGCGAGTGTGGGAGGATGACTCGCACGTGGCGTTCCTCACGCCTTTCCCCAACGCCCCCGGCCTCACGGTGCTGGTGCCTCGACAACCCCTAACCAGCGACATCTTCCGGCTGGACGAGGACAACTACAAGGCGCTGATCCTGGCCTCACGCAAGGTGGCCCAGCTCCTACAGGATGGGCTGGGTGCCCATGGGGTGGCACTCATCTTCGAGGGCTATGAGATCGATTACGCCCACGCCAAGCTcattcccctcctccctcctcctggcGAAGTTGTCACTGGTCCAGCGCCCTCGTTCTGCCCCAAATACCCCGGATACGTAACATCGGGCGACGGACCTACTGCCAGCAAGGAGAGTCTCCTTGAAATGCAGGTCAAAATTATCCAGCCCTAG
- the dlgap5 gene encoding disks large-associated protein 5 isoform X2: protein METRFSHLYQRDSSVSMLRVKMSRRRSQSQKENRDRAMNRRRRLDKLPELESFALEMSVSCQPAVLQKQAKTNLAAENRKQQLARYKEAKELQKEKERREKEKRGIFKVGLYKPQPLAVLSQVSILPSRTKAQVPAQSTRMTRSMKQQQDQKMSQPVTQKTATVSVSRKVEPAVLRASASQVTTKTQAAPTASRGKATAGQSTVHVPTTRSVSNQQITSAMKKPSPVDSTLRGPTTRAAAKQLAEPIQSRGKSVLSGSKDIYNSGKIGTRSEMKEQKPASQDKVQASAEPELISREGMKETTEANGFLAPLSFAPKNFVFQAPAGLKCFQSVPLTPRSADSFLTPSYSGVPPPVSFSPVFHQPCAEPPAPSPHPPTPLPVPQLPSTPSSQEAQHDVAYFRTIMASETDRLTQLCEQWDVRTEDTSIPEEMRERMRTAVGQARLLMKERFQQFGGLVDDCDLGRGEKITTCSDLQGFWDMVYFQVEDVTKKFDALKEAESRGWEDEPTPQPQPKRNVRKPPTATTGVKGAKEGGVTAAAKSRLAAVKAAMRAKQAASSANADVPAASAGHPAEVLVFHGGFFKVESPAKLPGPLRRSARLSAAPSPHHSSCIASKLTTPASSRCSTAASRLVLTPTNKATASLSPAHTCSTLTPKLTHTEAVGSSSRLSSFSVQEPNEGPVMQLAGDNRQSLSSVQLELTPKHAEAHNEKSSVASALETVSSQSWVNKMQVLHLADQEGASGQFVTAKECPLTGQNSTIFFSPCNKADSSHPSGHQLSFTLSPCPSEAASTEHGPLAPTELSLTLQEPHQSSGHTVVISSSPPLSSPNSADMDMISNINTSYTEESSER from the exons ATGGAGACTCGCTTCTCTCACCTGTACCAGCGGGACAGCAGCGTCTCCATGCTGCGGGTGAAAATGTCTCGGAGGCGCTCCCAGTCACAGAAAGAGAACCGGGATCGCGCCATGAACCGACGCAGGCGCTTGGACAAGCTGCCCGAGCTGGAGTCCTTCGCACTGGAAATGTCTGTAAGCTGTCAGCCTGCAGTGTTGCAGAAGCAAGCaaaaa CAAATTTGGCTGCAGAGAACAGGAAGCAGCAGTTGGCACGCTACAAGGAGGCCAAGGAgctgcagaaagagaaagagaggagagaaaaggaaaagagaggCATCTTTAAGGTGGGCCTGTACAAGCCCCAGCCACTTGCAGTCCTGTCCCAGGTTTCCATTTTGCCAAGTAGGACCAAG GCCCAGGTACCTGCCCAGTCCACCCGTATGACCCGTTCAATGAAACAGCAACAGGATCAAAAG ATGAGTCAGCCTGTTACACAGAAAACAGCCACTGTTTCCGTATCCAGGAAAG TTGAGCCAGCTGTGCTGAGGGCTTCAGCAAGCCAGGTTACCACTAAAACTCAAGCTGCACCCACAGCTAGCAGGGGAAAAGCCACAGCAG GGCAGTCAACAGTCCATGTGCCAACAACCAGATCTGTTAGTAATCAACAAATTACTTCTGCAATGAAGAAACCTTCACCAG tTGACAGCACACTTAGAGGTCCCACCACCAGAGCTGCTGCTAAACAGCTTGCAGAACCAATTCAATCCAGGGGAAAATCTGTGTTAAGTGGTAGTAAAGATATTTACAATTCAG GCAAGATTGGCACAAGGTCTGAGATGAAAGAGCAGAAG CCTGCCAGCCAAGATAAAGTGCAGGCCTCTGCTGAACCAGAGCTCATCTCCAGGGAAGGGATGAAAGAGACAACAGAAGCAAATGGATTTCTGGCCCCACTGTCGTTTGCTCCCAAGAACTTTGTGTTTCAGGCTCCTGCAGGCCTGAAATGCTTTCAGTCTGTCCCCCTCACCCCTCGTTCTGCTGATAGCTTTCTCACTCCGAG CTACAGTGGAGTCCCCCCACCCGTCTCCTTCTCGCCTGTGTTTCATCAGCCCTGTGCGGAGCCCCCTGCCCCTTCTCCTCACCCACCTACTCCCCTGCCTGTTCCTCAGCTCCCATCAACCCCAAGCTCTCAGGAGGCTCAGCATGATGTTGCCTATTTCAG gacaatCATGGCCAGCGAGACAGACAGGCTGACACAGCTCTGTGAGCAGTGGGATGTACGGACTGAGGATACATCCATTCCAGAAGAGA TGAGAGAGAGGATGAGGACCGCGGTGGGCCAGGCCCGGCTGCTGATGAAGGAACGCTTTCAGCAGTTTGGGGGCCTAGTAGATGATTGCGACCTGGGCCGTGGGGAGAAGATCACCACCTGCAGTGATCTGCAGGGCTTTTGGGACATGGTTTACTTCCAG GTGGAAGATGTGACCAAGAAGTTTGATGCTCTGAAAGAGGCAGAGTCCAGGGGTTGGGAGGATGAGCCGACGCCTCAGCCCCAACCCAAAAGGAACGTGAGG AAGCCGCCAACAGCTACAACCGGAGTCAAGGGTGCGAAGGAAGGTGGAGTGACTGCTGCTGCCAAGAGTCGCCTAGCTGCTGTTAAGGCAGCTATGAGGGCAAAGCAGGCGGCATCTAGTGCCAATGCTGATGTCCCTGCTGCCTCTGCAGGCCACCCTGCTGAGGTTTTAGTGTTCCATGGGGGTTTCTTCAAGGTGGAGAGCCCTGCCAAGTTGCCTG GTCCTCTAAGACGATCAGCACGACTGAGTGCAGCCCCTTCCCCACATCACTCCTCCTGCATTGCTTCTAAATTGACCACCCCTGCAAGTTCTCGGTGTTCCACCGCTGCATCCCGGCTGGTCCTCACACCAACTAACAAGGCCACTGCAAGCCTTTCTCCTGCACATACATGCTCGACACTGACTccaaaactcacacacacagaggctgtaGGATCAAGCAGTAGACTGTCTTCCTTTTCTGTTCAGGAGCCAAATGAGGGCCCTGTAATGCAGTTGGCTGGTGACAACAGGCAGTCACTTTCAAGTGTCCAACTGGAGTTAACTCCAAAGCATGCAGAAGCCCACAATGAGAAGAGTTCTGTTGCCTCGGCATTAGAGACCGTGTCTAGTCAGTCATGGGTTAATAAGATGCAAGTTCTACACCTTGCAGACCAAGAAGGTGCCTCTGGTCAGTTTGTCACTGCAAAGGAGTGTCCCTTGACAGGCCAAAATTCTACCATTTTCTTCTCACCCTGCAATAAAGCAGACTCTTCTCACCCCAGTGGCCATCAGCTGAGTTTCACCCTCTCCCCCTGCCCTTCCGAAGCTGCATCAACGGAACATGGGCCTCTTGCCCCCACAGAGCTGTCCCTAACTTTACAAGAGCCACATCAATCTTCTGGCCACACAGTTGTCATATCCTCCTCTCCTCCACTCAGTTCTCCCAATTCAGCTGACATGGACATGATTTCAAATATCAACACATCCTACACTGAG
- the dlgap5 gene encoding disks large-associated protein 5 isoform X1, whose translation METRFSHLYQRDSSVSMLRVKMSRRRSQSQKENRDRAMNRRRRLDKLPELESFALEMSVSCQPAVLQKQAKTNLAAENRKQQLARYKEAKELQKEKERREKEKRGIFKVGLYKPQPLAVLSQVSILPSRTKAQVPAQSTRMTRSMKQQQDQKMSQPVTQKTATVSVSRKVEPAVLRASASQVTTKTQAAPTASRGKATAGQSTVHVPTTRSVSNQQITSAMKKPSPVDSTLRGPTTRAAAKQLAEPIQSRGKSVLSGSKDIYNSGKIGTRSEMKEQKPASQDKVQASAEPELISREGMKETTEANGFLAPLSFAPKNFVFQAPAGLKCFQSVPLTPRSADSFLTPSYSGVPPPVSFSPVFHQPCAEPPAPSPHPPTPLPVPQLPSTPSSQEAQHDVAYFRTIMASETDRLTQLCEQWDVRTEDTSIPEEMRERMRTAVGQARLLMKERFQQFGGLVDDCDLGRGEKITTCSDLQGFWDMVYFQVEDVTKKFDALKEAESRGWEDEPTPQPQPKRNVRKPPTATTGVKGAKEGGVTAAAKSRLAAVKAAMRAKQAASSANADVPAASAGHPAEVLVFHGGFFKVESPAKLPGPLRRSARLSAAPSPHHSSCIASKLTTPASSRCSTAASRLVLTPTNKATASLSPAHTCSTLTPKLTHTEAVGSSSRLSSFSVQEPNEGPVMQLAGDNRQSLSSVQLELTPKHAEAHNEKSSVASALETVSSQSWVNKMQVLHLADQEGASGQFVTAKECPLTGQNSTIFFSPCNKADSSHPSGHQLSFTLSPCPSEAASTEHGPLAPTELSLTLQEPHQSSGHTVVISSSPPLSSPNSADMDMISNINTSYTEDAPGLDFEQYLRPALRSGLSPRLSDTARTSPMSIDIFEEGPVPWLGEQPAGGSLTHMGVLGEMSSLGPMFTQQNNMATDSGLLPFTPEQRIRVRPSVCERDLMTFTPPLKH comes from the exons ATGGAGACTCGCTTCTCTCACCTGTACCAGCGGGACAGCAGCGTCTCCATGCTGCGGGTGAAAATGTCTCGGAGGCGCTCCCAGTCACAGAAAGAGAACCGGGATCGCGCCATGAACCGACGCAGGCGCTTGGACAAGCTGCCCGAGCTGGAGTCCTTCGCACTGGAAATGTCTGTAAGCTGTCAGCCTGCAGTGTTGCAGAAGCAAGCaaaaa CAAATTTGGCTGCAGAGAACAGGAAGCAGCAGTTGGCACGCTACAAGGAGGCCAAGGAgctgcagaaagagaaagagaggagagaaaaggaaaagagaggCATCTTTAAGGTGGGCCTGTACAAGCCCCAGCCACTTGCAGTCCTGTCCCAGGTTTCCATTTTGCCAAGTAGGACCAAG GCCCAGGTACCTGCCCAGTCCACCCGTATGACCCGTTCAATGAAACAGCAACAGGATCAAAAG ATGAGTCAGCCTGTTACACAGAAAACAGCCACTGTTTCCGTATCCAGGAAAG TTGAGCCAGCTGTGCTGAGGGCTTCAGCAAGCCAGGTTACCACTAAAACTCAAGCTGCACCCACAGCTAGCAGGGGAAAAGCCACAGCAG GGCAGTCAACAGTCCATGTGCCAACAACCAGATCTGTTAGTAATCAACAAATTACTTCTGCAATGAAGAAACCTTCACCAG tTGACAGCACACTTAGAGGTCCCACCACCAGAGCTGCTGCTAAACAGCTTGCAGAACCAATTCAATCCAGGGGAAAATCTGTGTTAAGTGGTAGTAAAGATATTTACAATTCAG GCAAGATTGGCACAAGGTCTGAGATGAAAGAGCAGAAG CCTGCCAGCCAAGATAAAGTGCAGGCCTCTGCTGAACCAGAGCTCATCTCCAGGGAAGGGATGAAAGAGACAACAGAAGCAAATGGATTTCTGGCCCCACTGTCGTTTGCTCCCAAGAACTTTGTGTTTCAGGCTCCTGCAGGCCTGAAATGCTTTCAGTCTGTCCCCCTCACCCCTCGTTCTGCTGATAGCTTTCTCACTCCGAG CTACAGTGGAGTCCCCCCACCCGTCTCCTTCTCGCCTGTGTTTCATCAGCCCTGTGCGGAGCCCCCTGCCCCTTCTCCTCACCCACCTACTCCCCTGCCTGTTCCTCAGCTCCCATCAACCCCAAGCTCTCAGGAGGCTCAGCATGATGTTGCCTATTTCAG gacaatCATGGCCAGCGAGACAGACAGGCTGACACAGCTCTGTGAGCAGTGGGATGTACGGACTGAGGATACATCCATTCCAGAAGAGA TGAGAGAGAGGATGAGGACCGCGGTGGGCCAGGCCCGGCTGCTGATGAAGGAACGCTTTCAGCAGTTTGGGGGCCTAGTAGATGATTGCGACCTGGGCCGTGGGGAGAAGATCACCACCTGCAGTGATCTGCAGGGCTTTTGGGACATGGTTTACTTCCAG GTGGAAGATGTGACCAAGAAGTTTGATGCTCTGAAAGAGGCAGAGTCCAGGGGTTGGGAGGATGAGCCGACGCCTCAGCCCCAACCCAAAAGGAACGTGAGG AAGCCGCCAACAGCTACAACCGGAGTCAAGGGTGCGAAGGAAGGTGGAGTGACTGCTGCTGCCAAGAGTCGCCTAGCTGCTGTTAAGGCAGCTATGAGGGCAAAGCAGGCGGCATCTAGTGCCAATGCTGATGTCCCTGCTGCCTCTGCAGGCCACCCTGCTGAGGTTTTAGTGTTCCATGGGGGTTTCTTCAAGGTGGAGAGCCCTGCCAAGTTGCCTG GTCCTCTAAGACGATCAGCACGACTGAGTGCAGCCCCTTCCCCACATCACTCCTCCTGCATTGCTTCTAAATTGACCACCCCTGCAAGTTCTCGGTGTTCCACCGCTGCATCCCGGCTGGTCCTCACACCAACTAACAAGGCCACTGCAAGCCTTTCTCCTGCACATACATGCTCGACACTGACTccaaaactcacacacacagaggctgtaGGATCAAGCAGTAGACTGTCTTCCTTTTCTGTTCAGGAGCCAAATGAGGGCCCTGTAATGCAGTTGGCTGGTGACAACAGGCAGTCACTTTCAAGTGTCCAACTGGAGTTAACTCCAAAGCATGCAGAAGCCCACAATGAGAAGAGTTCTGTTGCCTCGGCATTAGAGACCGTGTCTAGTCAGTCATGGGTTAATAAGATGCAAGTTCTACACCTTGCAGACCAAGAAGGTGCCTCTGGTCAGTTTGTCACTGCAAAGGAGTGTCCCTTGACAGGCCAAAATTCTACCATTTTCTTCTCACCCTGCAATAAAGCAGACTCTTCTCACCCCAGTGGCCATCAGCTGAGTTTCACCCTCTCCCCCTGCCCTTCCGAAGCTGCATCAACGGAACATGGGCCTCTTGCCCCCACAGAGCTGTCCCTAACTTTACAAGAGCCACATCAATCTTCTGGCCACACAGTTGTCATATCCTCCTCTCCTCCACTCAGTTCTCCCAATTCAGCTGACATGGACATGATTTCAAATATCAACACATCCTACACTGAG GATGCCCCGGGCCTGGACTTTGAGCAATATCTCCGCCCTGCCTTGAGGA
- the LOC108930670 gene encoding uncharacterized protein LOC108930670 isoform X3 produces MAALSPSMPKRHVIWETDELVAYLHTFPWTPGATILTQKSPTGPCSIFQLAEPEFLGLLLGARAVGHLLCKKLGVRRCALVSRPIAGQSAHVRILPLHGLEPDWRPHLAAEEDFQPHDPGYCSSKSGPRWNHTELEEVKAKIRAKLPDPGAPPSFAFLGDPTHDGLFSRIVRGKEQQWRVWEDDSHVAFLTPFPNAPGLTVLVPRQPLTSDIFRLDEDNYKALILASRKVAQLLQDGLGAHGVALIFEGYEIDYAHAKLIPLLPPPGEVVTGPAPSFCPKYPGYVTSGDGPTASKESLLEMQVKIIQP; encoded by the coding sequence ATGGCAGCTCTGAGCCCTAGCATGCCTAAACGACACGTGATCTGGGAAACAGACGAACTCGTGGCCTACCTGCACACCTTCCCTTGGACCCCCGGGGCCACCATCCTGACTCAGAAGTCTCCCACTGGGCCCTGCAGCATCTTTCAGCTGGCCGAGCCCGAGTTCTTGGGCTTGCTCCTGGGGGCACGTGCCGTGGGGCACCTTCTGTGCAAAAAGCTTGGGGTGCGGCGCTGTGCTCTTGTCTCCAGGCCCATCGCTGGGCAGTCGGCCCATGTCCGTATCCTCCCGCTGCATGGGCTGGAACCTGACTGGAGGCCTCACCTGGCGGCGGAGGAGGACTTCCAGCCACATGACCCCGGGTACTGCAGCTCGAAGAGTGGGCCTCGCTGGAACCACACAGAACTTGAGGAAGTCAAAGCAAAGATTCGGGCCAAGCTCCCAGACCCTGGTGCCCCACCCAGCTTTGCCTTTCTGGGGGATCCCACTCATGATGGCCTGTTCTCCCGCATCGTGCGTGGCAAGGAACAGCAGTGGCGAGTGTGGGAGGATGACTCGCACGTGGCGTTCCTCACGCCTTTCCCCAACGCCCCCGGCCTCACGGTGCTGGTGCCTCGACAACCCCTAACCAGCGACATCTTCCGGCTGGACGAGGACAACTACAAGGCGCTGATCCTGGCCTCACGCAAGGTGGCCCAGCTCCTACAGGATGGGCTGGGTGCCCATGGGGTGGCACTCATCTTCGAGGGCTATGAGATCGATTACGCCCACGCCAAGCTcattcccctcctccctcctcctggcGAAGTTGTCACTGGTCCAGCGCCCTCGTTCTGCCCCAAATACCCCGGATACGTAACATCGGGCGACGGACCTACTGCCAGCAAGGAGAGTCTCCTTGAAATGCAGGTCAAAATTATCCAGCCCTAG
- the LOC108930671 gene encoding P2Y purinoceptor 1, whose protein sequence is MNSSEVSSSISENTTSVSSGPLLWYQYEVCKDITYGFVFYYAVKVLNMAVGFPANVMVIWQMTKKKADSTTSDIFISNLALLDAFFGMVTPIELLNRLLLNNSRIWYLQRFAYGVKDATPLFLTCICLDRYVAVVHPIIFTRIRDNKIRVVVSMVVWALTLAYSLVKSFMGVDSVSEVFSGLILTAFSTMVFCNISIIWVLRRSVIGKEEMHPMKRKAFKMVLLILTIIVILYLPPVALMPFAKYYSLRDFRCLISLIVFSIMDLSCSIEPLLYIAKTEKLSFCTCCQKPNRT, encoded by the coding sequence ATGAACTCCTCTGAAGTCAGCTCcagcatttcagaaaatacCACTTCTGTCAGCTCTGGACCTCTCCTTTGGTACCAGTATGAGGTCTGCAAAGATATAACTTATGGGTTTGTGTTCTACTATGCAGTTAAGGTGTTGAACATGGCAGTGGGATTTCCAGCAAATGTGATGGTGATTTGGCAAATGACCAAGAAGAAAGCAGACTCAACCACCTCTGACATCTTTATTTCCAACCTGGCCCTGCTTGATGCCTTCTTTGGCATGGTGACCCCCATTGAGCTCTTGAACCGTCTCCTACTGAACAACAGCCGCATCTGGTACTTACAGCGATTTGCTTATGGTGTCAAGGATGCCACCCCTCTTTTTCTGACCTGCATTTGCCTTGACCGCTATGTGGCTGTAGTTCACCCCATTATCTTCACCAGAATCAGGGACAACAAGATCAGGGTGGTCGTTTCCATGGTAGTGTGGGCCCTCACTCTTGCTTACTCCCTGGTAAAGAGCTTTATGGGTGTTGATAGTGTGTCTGAAGTTTTCTCTGGCCTGATTTTGACAGCTTTCAGCACCATGGTGTTCTGCAACATCTCTATAATCTGGGTTCTGAGGCGGTCAGTCATTGGCAAGGAGGAGATGCACCCCATGAAGAGGAAGGCCTTCAAAATGGTCTTGCTCATCCTCACCATTATAGTGATCCTCTACTTGCCCCCTGTGGCTCTGATGCCTTTTGCCAAGTACTATAGCTTGAGAGATTTCAGATGCCTGATTAGCCTGATAGTCTTTTCCATCATGGACCTAAGCTGCAGCATTGAGCCTCTGCTGTACATAGCCAAGACTGAAAAGCTGTCCTTCTGCACCTGCTGCCAAAAACCAAATAGGACATGA